One part of the Aurantibacillus circumpalustris genome encodes these proteins:
- a CDS encoding B12-binding domain-containing radical SAM protein, whose protein sequence is MRVLLTTLNAKYIHTNLAIRLLYELNQNHDGLEWKEFTIKEPKDDVAEQCSVFNVVAFSCYIWNISQTLEVCKKIKAINPNIKILLGGPEVSYEYEKVIAKDFIDYIIVGEGETGFAEFLKNFPNVDQVPNLVRKNKEQIIANPTAPMFDLKNYSESMPYRFDKPEELLNKVLYIETSRGCPYKCEFCLASLDNKVRYLPDASIKATLLYMMQHGKVIKFLDRTFNIKRDFTLDIFKFILEHHRPENVFQFEITADILHPDIIQFIHDNVPKDLFRFEIGIQTVNQKANLEVSRKQSFEKTKSIIKQLDYKVEMHLDLIVGLPLDYWEDIKYSIEETFKLFAPEMQLGFLKFLKGTTMRNKEQHEFVYDPEPPYQIIQSKYLSKEQLADIVKLENALEIYWNSKKATHTLRYVANRYSIFDFLLGLGKYFGTIRDYHKYSLNDVFEIVTAYAEKEYPSDIVLKQLIAIDYYLHFKVKPQVLFLEEIARPERNKLIEHLKLNHHKLRFTIIEINFDFNHFVDTGIIQEGKHHFIASYNGTNKAQIVNQTALLVSI, encoded by the coding sequence ATGCGCGTATTACTTACCACTTTAAATGCCAAATACATTCACACGAATTTAGCCATTCGTTTGTTGTACGAATTAAACCAAAATCACGACGGACTTGAGTGGAAAGAATTTACTATTAAAGAACCAAAAGATGATGTAGCTGAACAGTGCAGTGTGTTTAATGTAGTTGCTTTTAGCTGTTACATCTGGAACATTAGCCAAACTCTTGAAGTCTGCAAAAAAATCAAAGCCATAAATCCAAACATTAAAATTTTGTTAGGTGGACCTGAAGTGAGTTATGAATACGAAAAAGTAATCGCAAAAGATTTTATTGATTATATAATTGTTGGAGAAGGCGAAACGGGTTTTGCTGAATTTCTAAAAAACTTCCCTAATGTCGACCAAGTTCCAAATCTGGTAAGAAAAAATAAGGAACAAATAATTGCAAATCCAACGGCTCCCATGTTTGATTTAAAAAATTATTCTGAGAGCATGCCTTATCGGTTCGATAAACCTGAAGAACTTTTAAATAAGGTATTATACATTGAAACATCAAGAGGCTGTCCGTATAAATGCGAATTTTGTTTAGCGAGTCTCGATAACAAAGTACGTTATTTACCAGACGCGAGTATTAAGGCAACGCTCCTTTACATGATGCAACATGGAAAGGTGATTAAGTTTTTAGACCGAACCTTTAATATTAAACGTGATTTTACGCTTGATATATTTAAATTTATTTTAGAACACCATCGACCAGAAAATGTTTTTCAATTTGAAATAACGGCAGACATTCTTCATCCGGATATTATTCAATTTATTCACGACAATGTTCCAAAAGATTTATTTCGTTTCGAAATTGGTATTCAAACCGTAAATCAAAAAGCTAATTTAGAAGTTAGTCGCAAACAAAGTTTTGAAAAAACAAAGAGTATTATTAAACAGCTGGATTATAAGGTGGAGATGCACCTTGATTTGATTGTAGGTTTGCCTTTGGATTATTGGGAGGATATTAAATACAGTATTGAAGAAACCTTTAAATTATTTGCGCCTGAAATGCAATTGGGATTTCTTAAATTTCTCAAAGGTACCACGATGCGGAATAAAGAACAACATGAGTTTGTTTACGATCCTGAACCGCCTTACCAAATTATTCAAAGCAAATATTTAAGTAAGGAACAATTAGCAGATATTGTAAAACTCGAAAACGCTTTGGAAATTTATTGGAATAGTAAAAAAGCCACACACACATTGAGGTATGTTGCAAACCGCTACAGTATTTTTGATTTTTTATTAGGGCTCGGAAAATATTTTGGAACCATTCGTGATTACCACAAATACTCTTTAAATGATGTTTTTGAAATTGTTACTGCTTATGCGGAAAAAGAATATCCCAGCGACATTGTTTTAAAACAGCTGATTGCGATTGACTATTATCTGCATTTCAAGGTAAAGCCACAAGTTTTGTTTTTGGAAGAAATTGCAAGACCAGAAAGGAATAAATTGATTGAACATTTAAAACTCAATCATCATAAATTAAGATTTACAATCATTGAAATAAATTTTGATTTCAATCACTTTGTTGACACCGGAATTATTCAAGAAGGCAAACACCATTTTATAGCCTCTTATAATGGAACAAACAAAGCGCAAATCGTAAACCAAACAGCACTATTGGTTTCTATTTAA
- a CDS encoding pyridoxal phosphate-dependent aminotransferase — protein MKVSKIAENIIGSEIIKLAAEVNEKIKQGEKIFNLTIGDFNPKEFPIPSELKQYILEEYTNDQTNYPAADGMLELRQAVSKLLKERAGLDYKTDEILIAGGARPVIYCIFKALVDPEDTVLFATPSWNNNHYTYLNGAKSIVIEVSPEQNFMPTAADIKPHIEKISFIALCSPQNPTGTVFTKKGLEEICDLVLEENKKRPASQKPVYLMYDQIYWALTQDNIKHYDPVSLRPEMKNYTVFVDGVSKSLSATGVRVGWSMGPKFIIDKMKSILTHVGAWAPKAEQLACARYISELDKYDTFINAQKKKINARLDGLYQGLMQLKKEGFQVDAISPQAAIYLTVQFALHGQKTNDGKTLETTKDVTKYLLDEAKLAIVPFYAFGSADTSNWYRLSVGTCKLEDVEPIITNLRNALSRLKVLQELSKQ, from the coding sequence ATGAAAGTTTCTAAAATTGCTGAGAATATTATTGGCTCCGAAATTATTAAACTCGCTGCTGAGGTAAATGAAAAAATTAAACAAGGTGAGAAAATCTTTAATCTCACTATTGGAGATTTTAATCCGAAAGAATTTCCGATTCCTTCAGAATTAAAACAATATATTCTTGAAGAATACACCAATGATCAAACCAACTACCCGGCCGCAGACGGCATGCTGGAGTTAAGGCAAGCCGTTAGCAAACTTTTAAAAGAACGCGCAGGGCTTGATTACAAAACAGATGAGATCTTAATTGCCGGTGGTGCAAGACCAGTTATTTATTGCATATTCAAGGCTCTAGTGGATCCAGAAGACACAGTGTTATTTGCGACTCCATCGTGGAATAACAATCATTACACCTACTTAAATGGAGCAAAATCTATTGTGATTGAAGTAAGTCCTGAGCAAAATTTTATGCCAACAGCAGCCGACATTAAACCGCATATTGAAAAAATATCGTTTATCGCATTGTGTTCTCCGCAAAACCCAACAGGGACGGTATTTACAAAAAAGGGACTTGAAGAAATTTGCGATCTTGTTTTAGAAGAAAATAAAAAAAGGCCTGCTTCACAAAAACCGGTTTACCTGATGTATGATCAAATTTATTGGGCCCTTACACAAGATAACATCAAACATTATGACCCAGTTTCACTTAGACCAGAAATGAAAAACTATACCGTTTTTGTGGACGGCGTTTCAAAATCTTTGTCTGCTACAGGAGTGCGTGTGGGATGGAGTATGGGTCCAAAATTTATTATTGATAAAATGAAATCCATTCTTACACACGTGGGAGCCTGGGCGCCAAAAGCCGAGCAGCTGGCCTGTGCTAGATATATATCAGAATTGGATAAGTACGATACATTTATTAATGCACAAAAGAAAAAAATTAATGCGCGATTAGATGGGCTTTACCAAGGCCTAATGCAATTAAAAAAAGAAGGCTTTCAGGTGGATGCAATTAGTCCGCAAGCCGCTATATACTTGACAGTGCAATTTGCTTTGCATGGACAAAAAACCAATGACGGAAAAACGCTTGAAACAACCAAAGACGTTACCAAATATTTATTAGATGAAGCCAAACTTGCCATTGTGCCATTTTATGCCTTCGGGTCTGCTGATACTTCAAACTGGTATCGACTTTCTGTAGGGACTTGTAAACTTGAAGACGTTGAGCCTATTATTACTAATCTTAGAAATGCATTGTCGAGACTGAAGGTTTTACAAGAACTTTCGAAACAATAA
- a CDS encoding LacI family DNA-binding transcriptional regulator, with product MRRLQLEDLSKKLGYSKTLISMVLNGKGNQYGISKKTQATVLDAIAKLNYTPNKFAKSLRTGKSYFIGLIVTDISNPFYSTIAKNIESVLFESEYNLMVCSTDESEEREKLLVEMMINQQGVDGLIVASTFKNSAFYDQARFSKMPIVFIDRVVPLFNANYVVIDNYGGSVEIINHLVKKGCKKIACFAITPLYLSTIEDRINGYNASLTKNSLKKDEKLVKSITFDHINDDVERSLMELLETDQDIDAIYALNNHIAVSILKALRKKEFSKFSNVEIACFDDIELFNITDKKVVSVSQPIEDIGKNSSALLLDIISGKQTNKSNIVLATQLIVR from the coding sequence ATGAGAAGACTTCAGTTAGAGGATTTGTCGAAAAAATTAGGTTATTCAAAGACCCTTATTTCAATGGTTTTAAATGGAAAAGGGAATCAATATGGAATTAGTAAAAAAACGCAAGCAACGGTTTTGGACGCAATTGCGAAGTTAAACTATACTCCTAACAAGTTTGCTAAATCGTTGCGAACCGGTAAAAGTTATTTTATTGGGTTAATTGTTACAGATATCTCCAATCCATTTTATTCTACTATTGCAAAAAATATTGAAAGTGTTTTATTTGAAAGTGAATATAATTTAATGGTTTGTAGCACCGATGAAAGTGAGGAAAGGGAAAAGCTTTTAGTTGAGATGATGATAAATCAACAAGGCGTTGACGGATTAATTGTTGCATCTACATTTAAAAATTCTGCTTTTTACGACCAAGCGCGTTTCTCGAAAATGCCAATCGTTTTTATTGATAGGGTTGTTCCCCTTTTTAACGCCAATTATGTTGTTATTGATAATTACGGCGGATCTGTAGAAATAATAAATCACCTGGTAAAAAAAGGGTGTAAAAAAATAGCATGTTTTGCCATTACGCCTTTGTATTTGAGTACCATTGAAGATCGGATTAACGGTTATAACGCTTCGCTTACAAAAAATAGTTTGAAAAAGGATGAGAAGTTAGTTAAGTCAATTACCTTCGATCACATTAATGACGATGTTGAGCGAAGTTTAATGGAATTGTTGGAAACAGACCAAGATATTGATGCAATCTACGCTCTAAATAACCACATCGCCGTTTCTATATTAAAAGCGCTTAGGAAAAAGGAGTTTTCAAAATTTTCGAATGTTGAGATTGCCTGTTTCGATGATATCGAACTTTTTAATATAACAGACAAAAAAGTAGTTTCAGTTTCTCAGCCTATTGAAGATATTGGAAAAAACTCTTCTGCACTTCTTTTGGATATAATATCAGGTAAACAAACCAATAAATCGAATATTGTTTTGGCTACCCAGCTGATTGTGCGTTAG
- a CDS encoding SprT-like domain-containing protein: MKKYLPEQSVEQIAEWIIKYDFKLKIKKERSTRLGDYTSPHGGLNHTITINHNLNKYAFLITLVHEIAHLVTYNQFKNSVNPHGKEWKQNFQTLIQPFLTLDIFPLEVFAALRKYMQNPAASSCSDLHLLRTLKLHDESSDTVFLEYLPKDALFLFNGSRIFQKGEKIRKRFKCKEISTGAVYLFNPLAEVEFFEASNAQSAG; this comes from the coding sequence TTGAAAAAATATTTGCCAGAACAGAGTGTGGAACAAATTGCCGAATGGATCATTAAATACGATTTTAAACTTAAAATAAAAAAAGAGCGCAGTACACGACTTGGTGATTACACGTCACCTCACGGCGGCCTCAATCACACCATCACCATCAATCACAATTTAAACAAGTATGCTTTTTTAATTACGCTTGTACATGAAATTGCTCACTTAGTAACATACAACCAATTTAAAAACTCTGTCAATCCCCATGGGAAAGAGTGGAAACAAAATTTTCAAACATTAATTCAACCTTTTTTAACGCTTGATATTTTTCCTTTGGAAGTTTTTGCTGCCTTAAGAAAATACATGCAAAACCCAGCCGCATCAAGTTGTTCAGATCTTCACTTATTAAGGACTTTAAAACTGCATGATGAAAGTTCGGATACTGTGTTTTTAGAATATCTTCCTAAAGATGCTTTGTTTTTATTTAATGGCTCAAGAATATTTCAAAAAGGAGAAAAAATTAGAAAAAGATTTAAGTGCAAAGAAATAAGCACTGGAGCCGTTTATCTTTTTAATCCTTTAGCCGAAGTCGAATTTTTTGAGGCGTCTAACGCACAATCAGCTGGGTAG
- the nadE gene encoding NAD(+) synthase translates to MDSKKTIEHIVNWLKNYSEQSKTEGFVIGISGGIDSAVTSTLCAMTGKKVIALNMPIRQFKTEFERSNEHIEWLTSNFKNVESDKVDLSKVLESFEETLKPDIQDFLVMANTRARIRMTTLYAFATRYRLLVAGTGNKIEDFGIGFFTKYGDGGVDLSPIADLTKSQVYALAKELKVVSSIQDARPTDGLFADGRTDEDQIGATYPELEWAMEYCENNENYALDARQKHVMEIYTSRNRANKHKIEPIPVCLIPKSHLS, encoded by the coding sequence ATGGATTCTAAAAAAACAATTGAACATATTGTAAACTGGCTTAAAAACTATTCTGAACAATCAAAAACAGAAGGGTTCGTTATCGGTATTTCTGGTGGAATAGACAGCGCGGTTACTTCCACTTTATGCGCCATGACAGGTAAAAAAGTCATTGCTTTAAATATGCCCATCAGACAATTTAAAACCGAATTCGAAAGAAGTAACGAACATATTGAATGGCTTACCAGTAATTTTAAAAATGTTGAGTCTGATAAGGTTGATCTTAGTAAGGTACTTGAAAGTTTTGAAGAGACTTTAAAACCAGATATTCAAGATTTTTTAGTGATGGCAAATACCAGAGCCCGTATACGCATGACCACCCTGTATGCTTTTGCTACGCGTTATCGTTTATTGGTGGCAGGAACAGGAAATAAAATTGAAGATTTCGGTATTGGATTTTTCACTAAGTATGGAGATGGCGGGGTTGATCTTAGTCCTATTGCAGACCTTACAAAAAGTCAGGTTTACGCTCTTGCAAAAGAACTCAAGGTTGTTTCAAGTATACAAGATGCGCGACCTACAGATGGACTCTTTGCCGATGGAAGAACCGATGAAGATCAAATTGGTGCTACTTATCCTGAATTAGAGTGGGCGATGGAGTATTGCGAGAATAATGAAAACTATGCTTTAGACGCAAGACAAAAACATGTAATGGAAATATATACTTCTCGTAATCGAGCTAATAAACATAAAATAGAACCAATTCCGGTTTGCTTAATTCCTAAATCTCATCTATCATGA
- a CDS encoding YbaB/EbfC family nucleoid-associated protein, whose translation MFGKIGDMMGKLQEMKQRAEEIKSKLDEVVISTEGAGGDIKIEITGNREIKNIKISDTLQHGDKLELQKQLLVTINKAITEASKVNESEMKKAATGLLPGM comes from the coding sequence ATGTTCGGAAAAATTGGAGACATGATGGGCAAACTTCAAGAAATGAAGCAAAGAGCTGAGGAGATCAAAAGTAAATTAGATGAGGTTGTCATTTCCACAGAAGGTGCTGGTGGCGATATTAAGATTGAAATTACTGGAAACAGAGAAATTAAAAACATTAAGATTTCAGACACCTTGCAACATGGTGATAAATTGGAACTTCAAAAACAACTATTAGTCACTATAAATAAGGCAATTACGGAAGCAAGTAAAGTGAATGAATCAGAAATGAAAAAGGCTGCAACAGGATTGTTGCCTGGTATGTAA
- a CDS encoding gamma carbonic anhydrase family protein — MGLILPVKGISPKLGENCFVAPNATIVGDVVMGNDCSVWFNAVVRGDVNSIRIGNKVNIQDGAVIHCTYQKTKVDLGNNVSIGHNAIVHGCKVHDNVLIGMGAIVMDNCEIGSNTIIAAGAVVTEGTKVPSGCIFAGVPAKKVKDISEELIHGEIDRIANNYLMYSGWFK; from the coding sequence ATGGGCTTAATTTTACCAGTAAAAGGAATCTCCCCAAAATTAGGGGAAAATTGTTTTGTGGCTCCGAATGCTACCATTGTTGGAGATGTTGTAATGGGCAACGATTGCAGCGTTTGGTTTAATGCCGTAGTGCGAGGTGATGTAAATAGTATTCGAATTGGAAATAAAGTAAACATTCAAGATGGTGCGGTGATTCATTGCACTTACCAAAAAACAAAAGTAGATCTTGGAAATAATGTTTCTATCGGACACAATGCCATTGTCCACGGTTGCAAAGTGCACGACAATGTGTTGATTGGCATGGGCGCCATCGTTATGGATAATTGCGAAATAGGCAGCAATACTATAATTGCGGCAGGTGCTGTTGTAACCGAAGGCACAAAAGTTCCGAGTGGCTGTATTTTTGCTGGTGTACCTGCAAAAAAAGTAAAAGATATTTCAGAAGAATTAATTCACGGCGAAATAGATCGTATTGCGAATAATTATTTGATGTATAGCGGCTGGTTTAAATAA
- a CDS encoding enoyl-CoA hydratase-related protein, with translation MSFILSEIKTNVLVLKLNRPDKFNSFNREMALQLISELDKAEKDKNIRAIVITGEGKAFCAGQDLAEATDPNGPGIEKIVDEHYNPIILRIRNIEKPIIAAVNGVAAGAGANIALACDIVFAAKSASFIQAFSKIGLIPDSGGTYTLPRLIGFNMASALMITGDKATAEEAMQYGMVYKIFDDNALLAQATVNAQHVASMPTQAIGLTKRLLNETYNNTLSQQLNLEKDLQVKSANSYDYKEGVSAFLEKRKPEFKGE, from the coding sequence ATGTCTTTCATTTTATCTGAAATAAAAACAAATGTTCTTGTTTTAAAATTAAATCGTCCTGATAAGTTTAACAGCTTTAACCGTGAAATGGCTTTACAACTTATTTCTGAACTTGATAAAGCAGAAAAAGACAAAAACATCCGTGCCATTGTAATTACTGGTGAAGGAAAAGCTTTTTGCGCGGGACAAGATTTAGCAGAAGCAACAGATCCTAACGGACCTGGCATTGAAAAAATCGTTGACGAACATTACAATCCTATCATTTTAAGAATTCGTAACATTGAAAAACCAATCATTGCTGCTGTAAATGGTGTGGCAGCTGGAGCTGGCGCAAATATTGCTTTAGCCTGTGACATTGTATTTGCAGCAAAGTCGGCAAGTTTTATTCAGGCTTTTAGTAAAATTGGATTAATACCCGACAGTGGTGGCACCTATACTTTACCAAGACTTATCGGATTTAATATGGCGAGCGCTTTAATGATAACTGGCGATAAAGCAACAGCAGAAGAAGCAATGCAATACGGCATGGTGTATAAAATTTTTGATGATAACGCTTTGCTTGCTCAAGCAACAGTAAATGCACAACATGTTGCTTCAATGCCCACGCAAGCAATTGGCTTAACCAAACGCTTGTTGAATGAAACATACAACAACACTTTATCTCAGCAATTAAATCTCGAAAAAGATTTACAGGTAAAATCGGCTAACAGTTACGATTACAAAGAAGGCGTAAGTGCTTTTTTAGAAAAACGAAAACCTGAATTTAAGGGAGAGTAG
- a CDS encoding DUF1569 domain-containing protein — MESIFKKETAQNYIDRIHQLTPQTQPQWGKMNVAQMLAHCQMPIKTATGELVPKINPIVKLLFGKTAKKQLVNDPEFKRNLPTFSEAKIVDQRIFEQERTKLVETIEAFQQKGPAGLTKNAHPFFGEMTIGDWDLLQVKHLDHHLRQFGV, encoded by the coding sequence ATGGAAAGTATTTTTAAAAAAGAAACTGCACAAAATTATATTGATCGCATTCACCAATTAACTCCGCAAACACAACCTCAGTGGGGTAAAATGAATGTAGCCCAAATGTTGGCGCATTGTCAGATGCCTATTAAAACTGCAACTGGGGAGTTAGTGCCAAAAATAAATCCAATCGTAAAACTCTTATTTGGAAAAACTGCAAAAAAACAATTGGTGAATGATCCCGAATTCAAAAGAAACTTGCCAACCTTTAGCGAGGCTAAAATAGTGGATCAACGCATTTTTGAACAGGAAAGAACCAAACTCGTAGAAACTATTGAAGCCTTTCAACAGAAAGGCCCTGCAGGATTAACTAAAAACGCGCATCCTTTTTTTGGAGAAATGACTATTGGTGATTGGGATCTCCTGCAGGTAAAACACCTCGATCATCACTTGAGGCAATTCGGAGTTTAA
- a CDS encoding arginase translates to MIKPIKIIEVKSEIGAGTRGASMGVDAIKIAALDFGSPFFKRFKSVEIPTENKLLLEPVVHDYAKRIRGIFTLNERIAKEIQKTLKADEVPIVLAGDHSSALGTISGIKMAYPDKKLGVIWIDAHADMHSPYTTPSGNMHGMPLCCVLGEDNKDRQQNKPDDETIEYWEKLKHLGGIMPKITYNDLVFIALRDFEAPEDYLIKKNKVRVFNLQEIRKKAVERVAIESLNHLDHCDIIYVSFDVDSMDSRISSGTGTPVPNGITEKEAGNLIYYIMRSKKIVCFEMVEINPTLDRENLMAENAFEILQKATNQLSNDF, encoded by the coding sequence ATGATAAAACCTATTAAGATTATTGAAGTTAAAAGTGAAATCGGGGCTGGAACAAGAGGTGCCAGCATGGGTGTTGATGCTATTAAAATTGCCGCACTTGATTTTGGAAGTCCATTTTTTAAACGTTTTAAGTCCGTTGAAATTCCAACCGAAAACAAGCTCCTACTTGAGCCTGTGGTGCATGATTACGCAAAAAGAATTCGTGGAATTTTCACTCTAAATGAAAGAATAGCTAAAGAAATTCAAAAAACACTTAAGGCCGATGAGGTTCCTATTGTGTTAGCCGGCGATCATAGTTCGGCTTTAGGTACCATAAGCGGCATCAAAATGGCCTATCCTGACAAGAAGCTTGGTGTAATATGGATTGATGCTCATGCTGATATGCACAGTCCTTACACGACTCCAAGTGGTAACATGCACGGAATGCCACTCTGCTGTGTACTCGGTGAAGATAATAAAGACAGACAACAAAATAAACCAGACGATGAAACAATCGAATACTGGGAAAAGTTGAAACATTTAGGTGGTATTATGCCGAAGATCACCTATAATGATCTTGTATTTATTGCTCTAAGAGACTTCGAAGCTCCAGAAGATTACCTTATTAAAAAAAATAAAGTACGTGTTTTTAACTTACAAGAAATTCGTAAAAAAGCGGTAGAACGCGTTGCCATTGAATCACTAAATCATCTGGATCATTGCGATATTATATATGTAAGTTTTGATGTGGATAGTATGGATTCACGTATTTCTAGTGGAACTGGGACTCCCGTACCAAATGGTATCACTGAAAAAGAAGCTGGAAATTTGATTTATTATATCATGAGAAGTAAAAAGATTGTTTGTTTTGAGATGGTGGAAATTAATCCAACACTCGATCGCGAGAATTTAATGGCCGAAAATGCTTTTGAAATTTTGCAAAAAGCTACCAATCAGCTCAGCAACGATTTTTAG
- a CDS encoding arginine decarboxylase — protein sequence MDNLYSTLINQTFNFPQEGFEVKDDELYFNDIPLMDIIKQYGTPLRISYLPKIGSQIQKAKRLFNVAMAKVDYKGKYVYCYCTKSSHFSFVLDEVLKNDVHIETSSAFDLQIIKEQFQKKALDKDTYIICNGYKRQTYKQNICELINDGFNVIPVLDHLDEIDYYKKHSKAEKVNFGIRISTEEEPSFTFYTSRLGIRNSEIMNLYNEKIKPNPRFDLKLLHFFINTGIKDTIYYWTELNKCLNIYKELREVCPGLDSLNIGGGMPIKNSLGFEYDYEYMIEEIVAQIKSFCEQNEIPEPNIFTEFGSFTVGESGATLYSIVDQKKQNDRETWYFIDSSFITTLPDTWGINQRFILLAINNWDKPYGPVNLGGMTCDSMDYYNTEAHTNQVFLPIIDKNQKQPQYIGFFHTGAYQEALSGYGGTQHCLIPAPKHVLIDRDEDGKISTRLFAKEQSYKSMLKILGY from the coding sequence ATGGATAATTTGTATTCAACTTTAATCAACCAAACTTTCAATTTCCCGCAAGAAGGGTTTGAAGTAAAGGATGATGAACTCTATTTTAATGACATTCCTTTAATGGATATTATTAAACAGTACGGCACTCCGCTCCGAATTAGTTATTTGCCCAAAATAGGTTCACAAATACAAAAAGCCAAACGTTTATTCAACGTTGCCATGGCGAAAGTGGATTATAAAGGCAAATATGTTTATTGTTATTGCACTAAAAGCTCCCACTTTAGTTTTGTATTAGATGAAGTACTTAAAAATGATGTACATATTGAGACTTCATCGGCGTTTGACTTACAAATTATCAAAGAACAATTTCAAAAAAAGGCATTAGACAAAGATACGTATATTATTTGTAACGGGTATAAGAGGCAGACCTATAAACAGAACATTTGCGAGCTTATTAATGATGGCTTTAATGTTATACCAGTGTTAGATCACTTGGATGAAATTGATTATTATAAAAAGCATAGTAAGGCTGAGAAGGTTAATTTCGGCATAAGAATAAGCACAGAAGAAGAACCTTCTTTTACATTTTACACCTCGCGTTTAGGCATTCGCAACAGTGAGATCATGAATCTTTACAATGAAAAGATTAAACCTAATCCCAGATTTGATTTAAAACTATTGCACTTTTTTATTAATACAGGAATAAAAGACACAATTTATTATTGGACAGAATTAAACAAGTGTCTCAATATTTACAAAGAGCTACGTGAAGTCTGCCCGGGCTTAGATTCTCTGAATATTGGAGGAGGTATGCCAATTAAGAATTCGCTTGGTTTTGAATACGATTACGAATACATGATTGAAGAAATTGTGGCACAAATAAAATCGTTTTGTGAGCAAAATGAAATCCCTGAACCCAATATATTTACGGAGTTTGGCTCTTTTACAGTAGGCGAGAGCGGCGCAACCCTTTATTCAATAGTAGATCAAAAAAAGCAAAATGACCGTGAGACCTGGTATTTTATTGATAGCAGTTTTATTACTACGCTACCAGATACGTGGGGAATTAATCAACGCTTTATTTTACTGGCGATTAATAATTGGGATAAACCTTATGGACCTGTGAATTTGGGCGGTATGACCTGTGACAGCATGGATTATTATAATACCGAAGCCCATACCAATCAGGTGTTTTTACCTATTATTGATAAAAATCAAAAACAACCACAGTACATTGGTTTTTTCCATACAGGCGCTTATCAAGAGGCTTTAAGCGGTTATGGTGGAACACAGCATTGTTTAATTCCCGCTCCAAAACACGTTTTAATTGACCGAGATGAGGACGGAAAAATTTCAACACGATTGTTTGCAAAAGAACAAAGTTACAAGAGCATGCTTAAGATACTAGGCTATTAA